The Treponema sp. OMZ 790 genome includes the window CTTGAAAGAGGAATGCTCTTAGCCGAAAAAGATTCAAACTTTATTTTAAGCGGAAAGGAACTTTTGGTGCGCATCGATGAGGTCTTTACAAATAAGGAGGGAGGCTTAAAAAATCACGCCGAAATCGAGATAGCCCTCGGAAGTGCCCATGCAATAGGCAGCATTCACTTAAACCAATTCGACAGAAGCTTGGGACGCCTTTCGCTGGATGAACCTATTGCCTCTGCTTGGAATCAAAGAGCGGTTTTAATCAGGCACGGCGGAAGCGAAATTATTGCTTCGGCCAGGGTGCTCGCAAGTTTTCCGTCATATAAAAGAATGCAGTTTAAGGAAGCCTTTGAAGTTTACAGAGATAAAGAGCTTCCTTCGATACACAGCTATCAGTTTAATATCGAGGGCTTTGTCGAAGATTCTAAAATCAAAACCGAGGAACTCACCTCGGATAAAAGCGAGGTCGCAGAATACGGCTCTTGGCGCTTTTTAAAAAAACGGCTTGAGTTTTGGGAAAAGAAAATTTTAAAAACTGCCCAAGAAAGTCAGGCTGGCTTTACACTCGAAGAAGTAGATTTACCCATTCCTCAAAAGGTAAAAACAATAGTCTTTAAAAAACTCTGCGATGAAAAGAAAATCGAAAAAGAAGCCCATATTTATAAATTAAGCGGAAGAACGGGCGATGATATTTCTAAAAATGCAAAGGCCCTTTTGGATGCAGCCTTTAAAGCCGGCTTTGAGGGCATCGAAATAGACAAGATAAAAATTCCTCAAGCCCGAAAAGAAGCCCGCGATCTTATAAAGCTGGGTAAACTCATCTGCCTCGAAAACTTTTTACACTACCATACCGATTTTTACAAAAAGGCAGTAAACTCTCTACTCGCAAAATACAAGCCGGGCGATAAATTTTCGATAGCCGATGCACGGGAAGTAACCGGGCTTTCACGCAAATACATTCTTCCGATTCTTAACCTTCTCGAAAAAGAAGGCAAGTTAAAAAGACAGGAAAACGACAGAATCGTATTGTAAGGCGCTTCAAAAAAAGCTCGGCCCGGTTTAAAAGCCTATTCGGTCTCGGCAAGGGCGCGCGAAATACTAAAGGCAAAGTCTCCGATTTTTTCAAGATTACGGACCATATCGATATACAAA containing:
- the selB gene encoding selenocysteine-specific translation elongation factor yields the protein MPYILGTAGHVDHGKTALVKRLTGIETSHLPEEKKRGMTIELGFASLEDPVHGTVGIVDVPGHERFIRNMVAGTWGLDAALLIMAADDGWMQMSSDHLRVLKAMKIDSILLVITKSDLAEKDMLELLIEDANTQCEKIIGKKLPAVVVSSLTGSGIEELKTEITKLLSSSKKQSPPTPFLYVDRVFVLKGIGTTVTGTLRGKGLHTGDSLQIYPSNEECRIKSIQNHHKDVEKIEPGTRTALNLKLGEKTNLERGMLLAEKDSNFILSGKELLVRIDEVFTNKEGGLKNHAEIEIALGSAHAIGSIHLNQFDRSLGRLSLDEPIASAWNQRAVLIRHGGSEIIASARVLASFPSYKRMQFKEAFEVYRDKELPSIHSYQFNIEGFVEDSKIKTEELTSDKSEVAEYGSWRFLKKRLEFWEKKILKTAQESQAGFTLEEVDLPIPQKVKTIVFKKLCDEKKIEKEAHIYKLSGRTGDDISKNAKALLDAAFKAGFEGIEIDKIKIPQARKEARDLIKLGKLICLENFLHYHTDFYKKAVNSLLAKYKPGDKFSIADAREVTGLSRKYILPILNLLEKEGKLKRQENDRIVL